The Gossypium arboreum isolate Shixiya-1 chromosome 6, ASM2569848v2, whole genome shotgun sequence DNA window ACTATCTTCGATTTTCCAGAAAGTTCCAGAAGGAGATTCTTCAGAGATCGAAGGTCGTACTCTCACAGCTACACAGATCTTCTCAGCCattgcttttttttcttttttttttctgttcgTGTTTTAGAACGTTGGGGTTGCAGAGATAAAGAGGCGGGACTTTATGCTTTGGTTAAAAGGagaattaaatttgaattgatttgggTTCATTGGGAAGCCCCTAATGGAAAATTTTCGACCATTTACGTCAGTCTTTGACTGGTGGATTTGGATCCAAAATTAATGGTATTTCTTGGCCCAGAAGTTTTGGGCCCATGTTTTTAACCAGGTTCagccctttatttatttattttactaaatttaagtttataatttaatttattatttttagttttaggtAGAAATTTAatactgttaaaattattttactaaattCATATTAATTACGtcatttttaattatattcaaattaattacgtattttttaattatattcaaattaattacgtattttttaattatattgcCCCAAAAGGTGAACCAAAATTCCATTTTAACCAAGATCATTTATCATCACATTACAAGCTCTATTAACTCCCTTTCTTATATATGGTCTAATTCTGAGTTTAATCCCTCTACTGTGttggaatttaaaatttaatcccttTGATTTTACATAATTCGATTCTTTACTTTTATAATAATATCATTagtaaattcaaaataatttacaTATCAACTAAATGCTTTAGGCTGTTAAGGTGAAAAATCTACTCCATCActtaaatggaaaaaagaaatgTTAACAAGACCAAATTATGTcagaataaaaaggattaaatcacaaATTTCAGTATAATAAAGAGCCTAAACCCAGAATTAGACCCATATATAAATATGCAAAGAAGCAATGCCCATGCAAATGGAAGGAGTGAAACCTTGGCATTCACTAAGAATGTGAAAAGAATCTGAAACAATGAAAGCATCACAAAGAACAGTCTAGGATTTACAATAAATAATGtacactatttcatcatacacCCTTAAAACACTCAAAAACCCAGCACCAATGTATACAGAGATAAAAGATAATCTCCTTTCATGCTCTGGATGGTGGAAACATTTTGGACATTTACCTGCAATTGCACTTCTCCTGAGGCAGGTAGCTTCTACTCTTAAGTTCCGTGGATTTCAGCAACAAGAAATACAGGAAATCTACAAGTTCACTGGAGGACTTCCCTGTAAGAATCGAAATGGAAGCTATAAGTGTTCATTAGTGTGCAGAGAAATCAGTATGGCAGCAAATgcaattaataaaatttgatcTTTACTTTGAACAAAAGATCATAAGCAATGTGTTCCCAAGGCAATGTTATAGACATTAAGCAACATTTGAGAGGTATCATTTCTTCATCAGAAGATGAAGTGGCAGAAGCCACTGCATAAGCGTTCTTTGCTGCTACAGATGCAACAGAAGCTGCTTTACGAACAATGGAGCCAAGTCCGAAACCCTTTTTTGATATAATGGGTGAAAAAGGACCTGAATCTTCCTTGCTTTGGTCTGATAGAGAAAAGATAGATTCAGTGTATGAATGGATACTTGCATGCATCATTCACATGAGTAATGAATTCAACACTGGAAATTTGGGCTTTTACAGTTTTAATAATCTACATAAGcattgagaaataagaaacaaAGAAGGAACTGAATTTTAGAGGATAGTTTCTAAGATGAATTTCTTACTGACCTACGACACCAGAAACAGCTACTTCAACTTCCCCACGTCCTCCAGGACCTTTCATGTAAAGTCTGTCTTTTTTGCCAGAGGAATGACCCATTGATAGAAGACTTCCAAATCCAGAACTCCCAGCTGGGAAAAAAAGACGGAATGATATGAGATGAGAACTAAATAAGCATGAAGAAGACATTAAGAATAAACTAAAAGCTAAGCTGTTTAGAACCTAAGTTAAGCAGTCTACATGTTTTGCACCCTTTAAACTAGACCAGGCCTACTCGACATTAAATCAACTGCAAGTTTAAAGACTAAATGTGCATGTTTTTCCACAGACCATGATTATTTttgataaatgaaaaatatgttgATTAAAAGGAACCAACAAGGGTGTCAACCCATTGTAAAACTATAGTAAAACAGAATATGTTTaacatatcaatcaatttctcacatTCACATTAACACAAGCAGAACATATTTATCAGATCATGAGCTAGATTTTTGCAAAATTCTGAAAGAACAAAAACAGAAGGCAATTCTTGGAAAGATTGATTCCAGGTAGTGTACCATCATATGCATCCCGGACCATTTGATAGCTGACAAATCCAGAAAAAAGTGTGAGCTGCAATAACAATTAGCAGCATGTCATCAGCAAACTGATCTTCAAAGTACGTTTGCATGCATACTACTCCCAAGCAGCTTTTCACAGAATCAACGGCATCAGCCCATTTGATGCTAACATTATGTTATTTAAAACTTACATATACAAAATTAGTTCATGATGATCAAATATTCCAAGTTGGCATATTAAAATGTAACAAATGTCAGGAAAAACAATTATATATCACTTCCATCATTTTTGTAACATTTTGTTAACATCAAAAACCAAGAAGTTGTAAGTACCTCCTTCAGAAGTGAAGACTCTGGTTGATCACGGAATCAATACACATAAATTATCACAAAGCTGAGAAAGGACCCAAACCTTACTATTTTTCGTCTTCATAGAATTAGTATCTACTCTTAATGGTACTTTGTTGCTGGAACTGCTATCATTTGTACCCTTTTCACTAGGAAAAGCTGCCCCATCAAGCGCATTAAGAAGAACACAATAGCAATGATCTGTTTCTGTCAAGACCTGCATGAGAAGAAAAATGTCAAGTGTGATATATTGGAGGTCCTACAATTAACCAAAACATTTTTACTTTCCATAAAATCCAGCAATTTCGTTATTAACAAAGAACAGCACAACAGTATAACCGAGAAAGGATGCAAATGTACAAACCAAGAAGTGACTTTGGTACTTAAACATCTTCAAAAATAGCAAGTTCTAACTTCCTCATTAGCTTATGCTTTTAAAATGGGTTGCAAGAGGAAGTCAGTAATTCCAGCCAAATTGAAAACCATATACCACTAGAAACTTGCACTTTTGCAAAAAGTActtaattaaaaatttcatcataaatatattaatttgagaaaaaataaAAGGATAAATAACACGTGCATTTATGCAACAATCTTATTGGTAACTTTATAAAGAAAGTGAAAGCATTTACCACTGCATCAAAAGTAGAGTCAAAATCATCTATTGCAAAACAGATGTCCGGATAGGCAGGTGTTGTCTCTACTTCCTGTATCCATGCAAGTGAGCATgccaaaaaattgaagaaaatctCAATGTCACCATGATTTCCTGGAAATAGAAAGGCTTGCCTTTTTTGAGTCCAAATGAAAATTTACTCGACTGGGAGATGCATAAACAGTCTTCACAACCTGCAGGACAGCAGAATGAAAAATTTACAATCAGATAATGCAGCATCCAATGTTGGCAAGGACATTAAGCAATCCTTTCAAGTAACAGGATTtgatttaacataaaaaataattcaaGTTCTCGGATTCAAATTGCAAAAATTTACAGGCTATAGCTTATATAGGGAGGATGAATTCAGTAATTCACATAGCATGTTAGAAGCAATAGTTACATGTTTATTCCTACTTTTCTCAACAAATTTGGtcagtttttctttttcttttcctccatGATGACAGATATTAAGTACAGAAGAACAGTTCCAAAAAGTTAGAGATATAAATATCATCCAAAAGGTTACTGACATCATTAGCTACAATAAAGCAGGAATTACCTTGTAGATAGCAGATAATGGTGTGTCTTGCCCCACTTGATGATTTCTAAGGACATTGTGACTGGAAAAAGGGGAAAGTTAACTCATAGTTCAAGTTTAACCACTAAActtcaaaattcaaattcaaagacAGGAAAAGTTAGTTCACCAGGGTGAAAGGAGGAAACAAAGAGACATTTTTAAGAGTAATAAGAAACGGAATATATCATTTACACTTTAGGAAAGCATCCACCATTATGGTTGGAACAACATATACggcaaaataactaaaatatgtATCACATTGTATAGATAAGACACAACACATTGAAGTGAAGAAATTGCCTGCAAATAGCCACTGTTACAGAGTACGAAGTATGGGCAATCATATTCAAATAAAACGAGCGCCGCCAATCCACAACTGATAAACTGTCACCAACTAACTTATCTAACTGTTTCAAAAAAAAGTAAAGACAAATTATACTAAGTTGTAATAAAGGTAACCCAGAATTGGCACCTACAGCATTATACCAAAAAGCTATGAAAGCTAATGAATTGAAATGGAATCAACTTAAACAAGAAAACTTAAATTCAGATTCAAGTTGGTTTTTGACTTTCTTTTACCTCAGGTGCCCACCTGCGTACAAAGTAAGGAGCAACACTTTCCTCACTTTCGTTAAAAGAATGCCCCTTCTATAACATCATAAATAGAAACAATTAGCTTAATATTCCAAAAAAtagttaatttaaaaaaataaagtgaTCAAGATTCGATACCCATTTCCGAACGAAAAATATGAGATCATCATCTTGTCGACCTCTCGATTCCTTACCCCTAACGAAATACAAATCGAAGATATCATGCCAAAATTTACCGTCCATTTCAACGTCTGTAGCATCTTCCTCATCCACCGTCGTTTTCCCTAATAAATTCGAGTGTTTTCTAACCACGCTCAGTAACTCAAACCTACcgcaaaacataaaaattagaaaCATTGTTAATAAAATTCGAGATCATTGAAGAAATAAAATGAAGAATTAAACCCTAATTTCAATGTCTTTTACCTCGAAGGGGTTTCTTCTCCAATTTGGAGCATCGCTTAAAaactttttttcccctttttttgaaattttttttcacTTTAACGTGCCGTCAAATCAATTTGGCCTTTACTGAAGAAATTTTTCAGCGACGGATTGGGGAATTTAAGGCGACGATTTTAAGGTAGTTCAAAACGGTGGCGGATCCTGATGCTGCACCGTGGCAGTGACTTCCCCTCTGCGTGCTgatggtgtgtgtgtgtgtgtgtgtgtgtgtgtgtgtgtgtgtgtgtgagagagaaagagagagagcatattttcttttgtttaaacCAAAGATAGTTTAAAAACGGTAAAAATGGTgtcgttttatttaattttggatTTTGGTATTcgaaaaatttatagttttaactctcattttagatttatttaggtCGGTTTATTGCAATAAAAATGATTttggaaaataaattttaaaaataattttttgaaaaaattaatatttttttgtcaTATCTATTCTCTTTTTGGAAAAGTTAATTAAGCaaacataattttaaattttttatattttaattattcaattgAATTTATTAATACTAATGTAAACATATTAATCATCGTAATATCTATATTGTTTTGGAAAAGTCAATTGCAGTTTTTTTCTTCACGGGTTAAGCGAATTTTTATCTTACATTGAAACCGTACATCGCCTAATTCCTAGTTTGATCAACTGATCCAATTCGGTTTCAACATAATTGAATGCATGACAATGtgtgtatttaaaaaaaaaaacttaaaacattctatcattgatttttttaaattaaaaaaaataacacaTTAAATGTAAAAACATTTACAAAATAACAATTAAATAATCATATTATTAGTTGATTGAGTCATAAATCAATTGGTATGAATATTGTTGTTAATGTAGGATGTGGGTTTAAGTGCTTTGAAgtgtattatcctcctatttatgagttaggGAGAGGCTATAAGTAGTTTTAAGTATTATGTTAAAAAGAGTCGATATAATCAGATCATATTATCAACATTGAGATGTTTAGCACCAAAATTCGAGTTCCATTTTATGAAAATTGTGTGGATTTATTTGTTATATTAAATTACATTACTTGATTGagttaaattattcaatttaatacttACAATGCTTGATATTGATTAGACTTATTATATTGATCAATTATAACTTcaaaaacaattatataatctTTAACAGTTGCATACATATATTAAACCTCATTtttgatttataaattttaatctaATCAttattattgtatgtatgtttTGTTATTTACTATCACTATGCTCGTTGATATATCAAAAAAATGTAAgcaacaaattttaataaaatgatatGATAACATAAAATAGTTTTGGTCGAAATGTTAAAGTTAAatgattaaaaattataatgttttaGGTTTAAATCTCATTATATGTaagaatttttagattttatataaaaatataaaattatcctAAATATAATATCTATTACTTATTAAAAATGAGGGACAACTTTTGGTAAATTTATTAAGTTGGTGTCCTGATTGAGGGTTACACAAACTCAATAGATTTGTAATATAGTAAGAGATATATTTTAACTAAAAAAAGGACTATAGAGGTTACTCTATTAGAGTCTAATTATATTTTATCATCTTTACTAAAAAAATAGACAAAATAATCATTATACATTATATCACAGGGAAAACtgatttttctattaaaaaatttcatcaatttttactattaaaaattagtCTTGATACGTCAGTATGAAGtatatgttgtatgccatgtATCATTGTATGATTATTCTGACAGTCATGTAGATTTTTTTAATGGtacaattgataaaattttaaataaaaaaaactaatttatttttcaatttcatattcataaaGAACAAAAGTAAAAATATACTTCCAAACAACAATATAATCCCACTAAAACATTCACAAATGCAAGAGCAACTCCATCATCATATTTAACTTACCAAATTAAGTAACAAACGAAATATATTTCTTAAAACCCCTTAGTCTTGAAGAAACGGTGCTTTCCCTGCAGTCCTCCTCCTCGTGGTTCCAGCGTCAAGCCTGACGTTTCCGTCACCGTGAATCAACGGCACGTCATTCGCGTCCTCGCCGTCATCTGCCGTGGTTATACGGACGCAAGAACACCGTTCTAACGATGCAAAGAATACAGTCGCCACGCCATTGACGAACCACATGATGACACCGTCGAGCTTTCCACACCCAGACCCAGAAGCAGCTGGTGAGCCGTGAGCGGTGGGTGGTGACGGACGGACCAGCTTGGGTTCGTCGTCGTTTGATCGGAGATTGAAGAAATGTGAGCAGTTAGTGGTAGTAGAGGTAGTGGTTGCCATGACCATGAATTTAGTTGGTAAAATAATTTATGATCAAAAGCCTTGAAGTTgccgaagaaaaaaaagaagaggagTGGTTATGGGATTAAAGTTGAGGGTTTGGGTGTCCCTTTTTAAAGTTATAATTATGGTTGTTTGTTTAATTATTactataataaatttaattccaCTTATGCCCTATTATTTTTTAATGAAGAGGTGATGTGTATGGTAGTTGACAAGAGATCGAGCTGTGTAAATAttagataattaaatttattaataagacAATAAAAAAAGTTCacgttatatttttattattgagtTAATAGCATCTAATGGGAAGtagttaaaatatttaatttgaaaaGTCAAAAGACTAAATCAAGAACATTATTAGTTAAATGACCGAAATAGAACCAAATATACAAGTGAGAACTATTCTTATAATTTACACTAACTTTTAATATAAGTATACATATAGAGAAAATTATTTGGTAAACCGATAGTAAATTAAGTTAAAAAACTTCCCAAACAGAAGTGAAATGCTATTATGTATCGTTaatgaatatttaaaaataaaataaacatgtgATATTTATTGAACCCTACTTGTAAATTTAAAAATCTCCGCTACAGATAGAATAATaaccatgtatatatatattcaaataggAAAGTAGcaacagaaaaagaaaaagaaaataccgGACCCTACCTATAACAACTCTATTCATATAAATAAATGTAAATAAAGGCCTTTAAATATGTTaattcctcctcctcctcctcctttttTCTTTCACATAACTTCATTCCTTTATATAGCAATGACAATTCCAATTTTTGCTTTTTCTcacctaattttaaaatttttaacattctatttactattattttaagTTAATCTATAAACTCTTTTTTTGTCGAGTGGTGTAAAATCCGATAACTACTAAAAATAATTTCGAATTTAAGACTTATAGATAAAGAGAGTTTTTATCTCTTACTTAGAGGTTTGATTTGATTTGACTTCAAATTtaatcaaaaaaaatattttttccctatttatttattttgttagtgCCAACTATACATCTAGACTATAGTGTAACTTTTCATATATGTGTTGACAACTTTGGTCGAAAAGCTTTGAACTTTTTTATGTATTTGAggatttttaatattaatttatcatATTGAAAGTGAAAAAATTCAATGAAGCAAAGACTGATTGAAGACTTTCAACGTTATCAAGCTTCCTTAATTAAAAAGAGATCTTTATTCCTAGAATGTCTTTGATATATATTTCCTTATTGAAGACGTACTCGAGCTATTTTTAAGGAGTTTGAAGTTTGCGTTCATTGAAGAATTAACAAGTCCAAATACACTTATTTAATAGAGGGCTTGTTTTACTAATAGCACGAGATAGAAAGCACTTAACTTGCTCGTTGTGAGCAACTTATGTTAGTGCATAATTGTTGTAAACAAAAAGTTCTTTGTGTTCAATTAGTAACTAAACTTTTAAGGGTCAAGTCTTAGTTGGGAGAGTAATATAGTGTATGCATAGGAGTGAAATCAAAACTTGATAAATGAGTTGAACGTAAATCACATATTGTATTGAAGATTGATAGCAAATTCAAGTACTCTCATTTTTTTGATCATTTGAATTCTTATTTTCTTAATTATAAAAACTAATTTCATTAAAGAAAAAGCATTACAAGGAGCCTTGGTccctaaaaaaataaataatttcaattcaatccttttCTCTACTGTGAGAATTTAAAAAAGGGAAGAGAGAGAAAATCTTAGGATAATGCATTTTTTTGAAATTATGTATTTTCGTCATTTGAATCCTTATTAAGCCTACCATAATAAAGAAGAAATACAGGATAATGATGAGACCCATAGGTGAAGTGAGGAGTCTAATCATTGTTTACCCCCACTTTGTTTGTAGCCCTATCTTTATTATTTCTATCAAATAGTTAACAACCCTAAACTTATTTATGGAGACGAGAAAGGGAGAGATTAATTGAATTTTATATATGGGGAATTAATTTTTGGTTAGTGAAATTAATTTGGGAATGTAAAACTAAATAGGGAAAGAATTATAATAGTGGTAGTTGTTATGTAATATCATAGAATTAATTGAGCAACAACTCAAGCTTTGAACAAAATTTATCATGTGGAACAGTGGGAAGTGCTTTCTTCTGCATGCATGATTAGATAACTAGAAGTTAATAAGTGCGATAAAtgtcatatttatttatataattaatttgtatattattattattatttataatatatttgtcAAACTCTTAACTTGCTTTTAGAGTTTAAAAAACTACTGACGGtgtattaaattattttcatatatatatatattaaattatgggattaaattgttaaaaattaatgtGTTTTAAGTTCAAATCTTATTAAGTGTggtcattttaatatatatattttagatttcGATTATGTAAAAGATAAAATGTAttcataattataattaattatttttaattgagtTGGTATTCAATTAATTCGTGAtaccaatttaataaaaaatatatttattttaattatttaactcgtattatgttttatattattattttaattattttctgaTGGTATCCTAAACTTGATACGTAAGATACAGTATAGTACTAATCGTCGGTGGAAGCTTATTGCTTGCTTTTAAGAGTTGatgctgatatatatatatatatatatatatatatatatgtgtatgtgtatgtatatgtgtgtgAATCGAAAGATTGTAGGAATGTTGCAGGATATAGACTTGAATGGTCGTCGTTTATTTGGAGGATGTTGATCACCACTCAAACTACCTAGCATTAATTGCCAAGAAGGGATCCTTTGGAAATTTGTAAGAAATTGGTGGGAGAGTAGGGTTCTTCAGGATTTGAATCctaaattttatgtaatttaagATTTGAAATTAGGGATGTAAATGAAATATTGATGCTAATAAATTATTCAAGTTCGAtttgaaaaaaattgttttagATTTGGTAATTATCGAGTTGAGTTAGAGCTATCGGTCAAATTGAATTCGAGTTTAGCAATACTCGACTCAAATGGCTCGTGAACTTTATtgagattttaatttttaatatattgttaaatattttatattattaaattatattattgcccttaatatatattattatccctAAGTTTAATTATCAAGCCAAGTTCGAATTTGAATATGTACGAGCTTAATCGACCTCAAGTAACTCGATTGTATCTCAAGCTtaaaaatgtatgtttaattgagCTCGAGGTGAGTATGGAGCTTTCATGGTCATGTTCCACTTTCATGGTCACCATCGTATCTACTATAATAAAAATAGTCATAACTTATAGCGATAAGATTAAATCATTTGTCACAAACAAATGGCCTACATATTGCATAAGTCATATAGTCAATGCATCAACTTTTAGTTTACTATTTTGAGATGAATAGGTTTTCAATACAGTCATTCATTTACGtagtaaattaatttataaatggATCTCAAATTAATTCAATGGATCTCAGATTAATTCAACTTGATATTGTCCAAGACATTGTTAATCCAAACAACCATATCTATGTCTTTATCTTGGGAGTCAGTTCACCTTCAATAGTCAAAACAAGCTATCTCCCCATTTAGACTTATAGACGACATAATGATAGTCTTAACTGCAGTCATTTACTCAATATGACTGCATGAACTACAAACTATTTagattat harbors:
- the LOC108484058 gene encoding uncharacterized protein LOC108484058 isoform X3, with translation MLQIGEETPSRFELLSVVRKHSNLLGKTTVDEEDATDVEMDGKFWHDIFDLYFVRGKESRGRQDDDLIFFVRKWKGHSFNESEESVAPYFVRRWAPELDKLVGDSLSVVDWRRSFYLNMIAHTSYSVTVAICSHNVLRNHQVGQDTPLSAIYKVVKTVYASPSRVNFHLDSKKEVETTPAYPDICFAIDDFDSTFDAVVLTETDHCYCVLLNALDGAAFPSEKGTNDSSSSNKVPLRVDTNSMKTKNSKLTLFSGFVSYQMVRDAYDAGSSGFGSLLSMGHSSGKKDRLYMKGPGGRGEVEVAVSGVVGKSSSELVDFLYFLLLKSTELKSRSYLPQEKCNCR
- the LOC108484058 gene encoding uncharacterized protein LOC108484058 isoform X1, whose product is MLQIGEETPSRFELLSVVRKHSNLLGKTTVDEEDATDVEMDGKFWHDIFDLYFVRGKESRGRQDDDLIFFVRKWKGHSFNESEESVAPYFVRRWAPELDKLVGDSLSVVDWRRSFYLNMIAHTSYSVTVAICSHNVLRNHQVGQDTPLSAIYKVVKTVYASPSRVNFHLDSKKEVETTPAYPDICFAIDDFDSTFDAVVLTETDHCYCVLLNALDGAAFPSEKGTNDSSSSNKVPLRVDTNSMKTKNSKLTLFSGFVSYQMVRDAYDAGSSGFGSLLSMGHSSGKKDRLYMKGPGGRGEVEVAVSGVVDQSKEDSGPFSPIISKKGFGLGSIVRKAASVASVAAKNAYAVASATSSSDEEMIPLKCCLMSITLPWEHIAYDLLFKGSPPVNL
- the LOC108484058 gene encoding uncharacterized protein LOC108484058 isoform X2 — encoded protein: MLQIGEETPSRFELLSVVRKHSNLLGKTTVDEEDATDVEMDGKFWHDIFDLYFVRGKESRGRQDDDLIFFVRKWKGHSFNESEESVAPYFVRSHNVLRNHQVGQDTPLSAIYKVVKTVYASPSRVNFHLDSKKEVETTPAYPDICFAIDDFDSTFDAVVLTETDHCYCVLLNALDGAAFPSEKGTNDSSSSNKVPLRVDTNSMKTKNSKLTLFSGFVSYQMVRDAYDAGSSGFGSLLSMGHSSGKKDRLYMKGPGGRGEVEVAVSGVVDQSKEDSGPFSPIISKKGFGLGSIVRKAASVASVAAKNAYAVASATSSSDEEMIPLKCCLMSITLPWEHIAYDLLFKGSPPVNL
- the LOC108485716 gene encoding uncharacterized protein LOC108485716, with amino-acid sequence MVMATTTSTTTNCSHFFNLRSNDDEPKLVRPSPPTAHGSPAASGSGCGKLDGVIMWFVNGVATVFFASLERCSCVRITTADDGEDANDVPLIHGDGNVRLDAGTTRRRTAGKAPFLQD